The following proteins are encoded in a genomic region of Dokdonia donghaensis DSW-1:
- a CDS encoding chlorophyllase/cutinase-like alpha/beta fold protein yields the protein MKKIKQLKKWFYKTLAKVTPGKTSTRGAAIALLIVSAILFTIAAIASVTKSKDPWFLLFFAVFAIIIVLSAYFFLWILKKYNRMPKILKLALLIAIPLLFVALAFEGIYVFFAFCIISLIGGVIALFTTNVFSSLSKVKKGIALLCLLVGIIGLLSAINGLLPRGFDIKPVLNAAALHKSAVQKIEAPSPAARGDYAVKKITYGSGKDKHRPEFGKDVTLTTKAVNGVPFLDNWEGMSGWYREHFWGFDDKELPLNGYVWYPEGEGPFPLALIVHGNHLMSDFSDVGYEYLGELLASRGIITVSVDQNFLNGSWADITGGLDEENDARGWMLLEHLRVWHEWNKTEDHPFYQKIDTTSIALMGHSRGGEAVGHAAFMNTLPYYADDASIPLDYNFNIKSIVAIAPVDGQYKPGNASNELKDVSYLTIHGSQDGDVTSFAGSKQYERITFSDSTSHFKSAVYVQGANHGQFNTSWGENDTSDASTYFLNNKQLLSGEEQREIARVYISAFLETTLTDNMSYKPLFLDARTGADWLPETIYLSQYEDSFFTPLATYDEDFNVTTGTKDSTTIKSANVTVWREQEISLKWGEKGSRAAYVGWHYKDIEEGDPIPDSLVATYEYTFKPEPLDSTMALTFTLAESTENTNPKSSGKWKDNEDEDDLESATEDATENELEKEIKNEDETDDKNLEDDIPDAPIDFSIIISNSDGQKVTFCLSDFSALQREIEVRIWKSQFITDDSDSENIFQTFMFPFAEIQERNPDFDISSINHLVFRFDKTPEGVIIIDNLGFIKTL from the coding sequence ATGAAAAAAATCAAGCAGTTAAAAAAATGGTTTTATAAGACTCTCGCAAAAGTAACTCCGGGCAAAACAAGCACGCGAGGGGCAGCGATTGCCTTGCTCATAGTAAGTGCCATTTTATTTACTATAGCAGCTATCGCTTCTGTTACAAAATCAAAAGACCCTTGGTTTTTACTCTTCTTTGCGGTCTTTGCAATAATCATAGTGCTTAGCGCATATTTCTTTTTATGGATTTTAAAGAAATACAACCGTATGCCTAAAATATTAAAGCTAGCACTGCTCATTGCAATCCCTCTATTATTTGTAGCACTCGCCTTTGAAGGCATATATGTATTTTTTGCTTTCTGTATTATCTCCTTAATAGGTGGAGTTATTGCATTATTTACCACAAATGTATTTTCATCCTTATCTAAGGTTAAAAAAGGAATTGCACTTCTGTGTCTGCTAGTTGGCATCATAGGTTTGCTAAGTGCTATTAATGGATTACTCCCACGCGGTTTTGACATAAAACCAGTACTTAATGCTGCTGCACTGCATAAAAGTGCAGTACAAAAAATAGAAGCTCCGTCACCTGCAGCACGAGGAGATTATGCGGTAAAAAAAATAACATACGGTAGTGGCAAAGACAAACATAGACCAGAATTCGGCAAAGATGTCACACTAACTACAAAAGCCGTAAATGGTGTTCCTTTCTTAGATAATTGGGAAGGTATGAGTGGCTGGTATAGGGAGCACTTTTGGGGTTTTGATGATAAAGAGTTACCGCTTAATGGATATGTATGGTATCCAGAAGGAGAAGGGCCATTCCCACTCGCGCTCATTGTACACGGTAATCACTTAATGTCAGACTTCTCAGATGTAGGTTATGAGTATCTTGGGGAGCTACTCGCTTCTAGAGGTATTATTACTGTATCTGTAGATCAAAACTTTCTTAATGGCTCTTGGGCAGATATTACGGGCGGACTTGATGAGGAAAACGATGCCAGAGGATGGATGCTATTAGAACACCTACGTGTATGGCACGAGTGGAACAAAACTGAGGATCATCCTTTTTATCAAAAAATAGACACGACTAGTATTGCTCTTATGGGACACTCTAGGGGTGGAGAAGCTGTGGGTCACGCCGCTTTTATGAATACCCTACCCTACTACGCTGATGATGCGTCCATACCCTTAGACTATAATTTTAATATCAAATCTATAGTTGCTATTGCACCGGTAGATGGGCAGTATAAACCCGGCAATGCGTCTAATGAACTAAAAGATGTGAGCTACCTTACCATACACGGTTCTCAAGATGGTGATGTGACTTCCTTTGCTGGATCAAAACAATATGAGCGAATCACCTTCTCAGACAGCACATCACATTTTAAATCTGCAGTGTATGTACAAGGAGCAAATCACGGCCAGTTTAACACCAGCTGGGGAGAAAATGACACCTCAGATGCCAGCACCTATTTTCTTAATAACAAGCAGCTTCTATCTGGAGAGGAGCAACGCGAGATTGCCCGCGTTTACATAAGTGCTTTTTTAGAAACAACACTTACAGATAATATGAGCTATAAACCGCTATTCTTAGATGCTCGAACAGGCGCAGACTGGCTTCCAGAAACAATCTATTTAAGTCAATATGAAGATAGCTTTTTTACTCCGCTAGCAACATATGACGAAGATTTTAATGTAACCACAGGCACAAAAGACAGCACTACAATTAAGAGTGCAAATGTCACTGTATGGCGAGAGCAAGAAATTAGTCTTAAATGGGGAGAAAAAGGTTCTCGAGCGGCTTATGTAGGCTGGCACTATAAAGATATAGAGGAAGGTGATCCCATACCAGACTCACTAGTGGCAACCTATGAGTATACTTTTAAGCCAGAGCCATTAGATAGCACAATGGCACTCACTTTTACCCTCGCTGAGTCTACAGAAAATACAAACCCTAAATCTAGCGGAAAATGGAAGGATAATGAAGATGAAGACGACCTTGAGTCTGCAACTGAAGATGCTACAGAAAACGAGCTCGAAAAAGAAATAAAAAATGAAGATGAAACAGATGATAAAAACCTTGAGGACGACATACCAGACGCACCTATAGATTTTAGTATCATCATTTCAAACAGCGATGGTCAAAAAGTCACCTTTTGTCTTAGTGATTTTTCTGCATTGCAACGCGAAATAGAAGTACGCATATGGAAGTCACAGTTTATCACAGATGATAGCGACTCAGAAAACATTTTTCAAACCTTTATGTTTCCATTTGCAGAAATTCAAGAAAGGAACCCAGACTTTGACATCTCCTCTATAAATCATCTAGTATTTCGGTTTGACAAAACCCCAGAAGGAGTAATCATTATAGATAACCTAGGCTTTATAAAAACCCTATAA
- a CDS encoding TonB-dependent receptor family protein yields MLAFTAICYSQTASIPAQTIDTVVIQSTRIQSTLDRVPAAVSVIKTTPQDATRQQLSLQEYVQGVPGVFTQNVTNFAQDLRVSIRGFGARSSFGIRGIKLIVDGIPETTPDGQGQLDNLTLGIIDRIEVIKGPSSSLYGNASGGVIDIKTRSYDSENLGTEIKVGAGAFGFQNYQATAAIGDSLASYIFHGNYMQSDGYRDQSSFEQINTNFKGRFALGDSLYLTTILNYTDAPQADDPGGLTLEEVNTNRRQARDRNQLFKTGEAISQLKVGASLEWLINKKSSFTTYGFYSNRLFDGLLPFENGGIVDLNRNYMGQGAAYRYTKGHNTLQVGYDFAFQNDRRRRFQNLEGEQGDLSLSQKEKFTNLGVYLTDHFNINKWLFTAGARFDYNKLSADDDFLSDGDDSGSVTLNSFNPSVGVSYAFAKAFIPFINVSTSFETPSLSEVSTSPDGLSGFNESLAPQKATSIEVGVKGALRNKLRYQITTFSINTRDDLVPFELEAFPDREFYRNAGKTNRLGVEVEGQYAFSKNLQATASYTYSDFTYDEFTVGDTDYAGNALPGIAKHMSTLGLLYDTEAGFSARVSANFIGSQFAQDSNETAIDGYKLVNVQLSYQTLFRKIQIKPYLGINNALDQQYTDNVRINAFGNRFYEPAPGFTMYGGVILNF; encoded by the coding sequence TTGTTAGCTTTTACAGCAATTTGTTACAGTCAGACAGCATCGATACCCGCACAAACTATTGATACTGTAGTTATACAATCTACAAGAATACAGAGTACGCTAGATAGAGTGCCTGCTGCTGTTTCTGTAATTAAAACAACACCACAAGATGCAACACGACAACAATTATCACTACAAGAATATGTACAGGGAGTCCCTGGAGTTTTTACTCAGAATGTAACAAACTTTGCCCAAGATTTGAGAGTCTCTATACGCGGTTTTGGGGCTCGATCTAGTTTTGGGATACGAGGCATAAAACTTATTGTAGACGGTATACCAGAAACTACACCAGATGGTCAAGGGCAATTAGATAACCTCACTTTAGGAATTATAGATCGTATAGAAGTTATAAAAGGGCCTAGCTCGAGTCTTTACGGAAATGCCTCTGGAGGAGTTATTGATATAAAAACAAGGTCTTATGATTCAGAAAATCTAGGTACTGAGATAAAGGTGGGCGCTGGTGCTTTCGGTTTTCAAAATTATCAAGCCACAGCAGCTATAGGAGACTCACTAGCGAGTTATATCTTTCACGGAAATTATATGCAGTCTGATGGATACAGAGATCAAAGTAGTTTTGAGCAAATTAATACTAATTTTAAAGGAAGATTTGCACTTGGAGACAGCCTTTATCTAACCACCATACTTAATTACACAGATGCACCGCAGGCAGATGACCCTGGAGGGTTAACACTAGAAGAGGTAAATACAAATAGAAGACAAGCCCGCGATCGCAACCAGCTTTTTAAAACAGGAGAAGCTATCTCACAGCTTAAAGTGGGAGCGAGTTTAGAGTGGTTAATAAATAAAAAGAGCAGCTTCACCACCTATGGGTTTTATAGCAATAGGCTTTTTGATGGGCTACTTCCTTTTGAAAATGGTGGTATAGTAGACCTCAATCGTAATTATATGGGTCAAGGAGCAGCCTATAGATATACTAAGGGTCATAACACCTTACAAGTAGGGTATGATTTTGCTTTTCAAAATGACAGGCGCCGCAGGTTTCAAAACCTTGAAGGCGAGCAAGGAGATCTTTCCCTTAGTCAAAAGGAGAAGTTTACAAACCTTGGTGTTTACCTCACAGATCACTTCAATATTAATAAATGGCTTTTTACCGCGGGAGCTAGATTTGATTACAATAAACTTTCGGCAGATGATGATTTTCTTAGTGATGGAGATGATTCTGGGAGTGTGACTTTAAATTCTTTTAATCCAAGTGTGGGTGTGAGTTACGCTTTCGCGAAAGCGTTTATACCCTTTATAAATGTGTCAACCAGTTTTGAAACTCCCTCATTATCTGAGGTGTCTACGAGTCCAGATGGTCTTTCAGGCTTTAATGAAAGTTTAGCTCCTCAAAAAGCAACAAGCATTGAGGTGGGGGTTAAGGGCGCTTTACGTAACAAGCTGCGTTATCAGATAACCACTTTTAGTATAAACACACGTGACGACCTTGTCCCTTTTGAACTAGAAGCTTTTCCAGATCGCGAGTTTTATAGAAATGCAGGTAAAACTAACAGGCTAGGTGTTGAGGTAGAGGGGCAGTATGCCTTCTCAAAAAACCTGCAAGCCACAGCATCATATACCTACTCAGATTTTACTTATGATGAGTTTACTGTGGGAGATACAGATTATGCGGGTAATGCCTTGCCTGGTATTGCAAAGCATATGTCTACTTTGGGATTATTATATGATACAGAGGCAGGTTTTAGTGCACGGGTGAGTGCAAACTTTATAGGGTCACAGTTTGCACAAGATAGTAATGAGACAGCGATAGACGGCTACAAGCTGGTAAACGTACAGCTTAGTTATCAGACACTGTTTAGAAAAATACAAATCAAGCCGTATCTTGGGATCAATAATGCACTCGATCAACAGTACACAGATAATGTGCGTATCAATGCTTTTGGCAACAGATTTTATGAGCCAGCACCTGGATTTACAATGTATGGAGGGGTGATCTTAAATTTTTAA